From one Streptomyces sp. R41 genomic stretch:
- a CDS encoding histidinol-phosphate transaminase encodes MDIPVLHRLALNESPYPPLPSVREAMQRAVAQAHRYPQFHPDDLTERIADWCRVAPDRVMVGSGSIGVALQLLQAVVEPGDTVAYAWRTFDAYPLLVAMVGARPIPVPLSPDGRQDLDALLAALDHSTRVVVLCNPHNPTGSLVTSDDLSAFLHHVPRHVTVLLDEAYVEFARDADLPDTPTLVAEYPNLLVLRTFSKAYGLAALRVGYGLGAPDLMARIRRHQLPFGINTVATEAVKASLQAGSELRRRVDTIVAERERLQLHLVDLGWHIRPSHTNSVWLSAPEPVDAGATALTAAGVEVRHYPGEGLRLTVGNREANDAVLAAMAGVESCSLLSEQG; translated from the coding sequence ATGGACATCCCCGTGCTGCACCGACTCGCCCTCAACGAGAGCCCCTATCCCCCACTGCCCTCGGTACGCGAGGCGATGCAACGGGCCGTCGCGCAGGCCCACCGGTACCCGCAGTTCCACCCCGACGACCTCACCGAGCGGATCGCCGACTGGTGCCGGGTGGCCCCCGACCGTGTCATGGTCGGCAGCGGATCGATCGGCGTGGCCCTGCAGTTGCTTCAAGCGGTGGTCGAGCCCGGCGACACGGTGGCCTACGCCTGGCGCACCTTCGACGCGTATCCCCTGCTGGTGGCCATGGTCGGCGCTCGCCCCATCCCCGTACCCCTGTCGCCGGACGGACGCCAGGATCTGGACGCCCTGCTCGCGGCGCTCGACCACAGCACCCGCGTCGTGGTGCTGTGCAATCCGCACAACCCCACCGGAAGCCTGGTCACCTCGGACGACCTGTCGGCGTTCCTGCACCATGTCCCGCGACACGTCACCGTGCTGCTCGACGAGGCATACGTCGAGTTCGCCCGCGACGCCGACCTGCCGGACACACCCACGCTCGTGGCCGAATACCCCAACCTGCTGGTCCTGCGCACCTTCTCCAAGGCCTACGGTCTCGCCGCACTGCGGGTCGGCTACGGACTCGGCGCACCCGACCTGATGGCACGGATCCGCCGGCACCAACTGCCTTTCGGGATCAACACAGTGGCAACGGAGGCGGTGAAGGCGTCGCTGCAGGCCGGCAGCGAGCTGCGCCGACGCGTGGACACCATCGTCGCCGAACGCGAACGGCTCCAGCTCCACCTCGTCGACCTCGGCTGGCACATACGCCCGAGTCACACCAACTCCGTCTGGCTCAGCGCGCCCGAACCGGTCGACGCGGGCGCCACGGCACTCACCGCCGCCGGTGTCGAGGTACGCCACTACCCCGGCGAGGGACTCCGGCTCACCGTCGGCAACCGGGAGGCCAACGACGCCGTGCTCGCCGCGATGGCGGGGGTTGAGAGCTGCTCCCTGTTGAGTGAGCAGGGGTGA
- a CDS encoding maleylpyruvate isomerase family mycothiol-dependent enzyme — MKISAERGSVLASNDHRMAVAAETARFVAAVKDADLRTAVPSCPGWTLADLVKHTGSVQRWFSVLLRARIQEPPQGREVDLQLPDQESGYADWLAESATVAAEAFAATDPNLPMWAWGADHKARFWVRRMLFETLLHRVDAELALGLRSTIDRPAAVDGIDEFLVNLPFATFFAPKVANLHGPEKTIRFRATDGDGDWLVRLRPDGFGLDTTHPAVDTADATVGGTAADLLLLLYGRLSYDAEVLVHEGDEDLLAHWFANSAF, encoded by the coding sequence ATGAAGATCTCGGCCGAGCGCGGATCCGTTCTTGCCTCGAACGACCACCGAATGGCGGTCGCGGCGGAGACCGCCCGGTTCGTAGCGGCGGTCAAGGACGCCGACCTGAGGACCGCCGTGCCGAGCTGCCCCGGGTGGACGCTGGCCGACCTGGTCAAGCACACAGGCAGCGTTCAACGCTGGTTCTCGGTCTTGTTGCGGGCGCGCATCCAGGAGCCCCCGCAGGGGCGTGAAGTGGACCTGCAGCTCCCGGATCAGGAGAGCGGATACGCCGACTGGCTGGCCGAGAGCGCGACCGTGGCCGCGGAGGCGTTCGCAGCCACCGATCCGAACCTGCCGATGTGGGCCTGGGGCGCCGACCACAAGGCCCGCTTCTGGGTACGCCGGATGCTTTTCGAGACCCTGCTGCACCGAGTGGACGCCGAGCTGGCGCTCGGCCTGCGGTCCACGATCGACCGCCCGGCCGCGGTCGACGGGATCGATGAGTTCCTCGTCAATCTGCCCTTCGCCACCTTTTTCGCCCCCAAGGTGGCCAACCTGCACGGCCCGGAAAAGACCATCCGCTTCCGCGCCACCGACGGGGACGGCGACTGGCTCGTGCGCCTGCGGCCCGACGGCTTCGGACTCGACACGACCCACCCGGCCGTGGACACCGCTGACGCGACCGTGGGAGGAACCGCGGCCGACTTGCTGCTGCTCCTTTACGGCCGCCTGTCCTACGACGCGGAAGTCCTCGTGCACGAGGGGGACGAGGACCTGCTGGCCCACTGGTTCGCCAACTCCGCCTTCTGA
- a CDS encoding MarR family winged helix-turn-helix transcriptional regulator: MTGTPHVDTAQLMELLSVSLAAYYGDFTVAAANENLTASQGKTLNVLRRGPASMSALATTLTCDASNMTGIVDRLERRGLVRREPSPSDRRVKNVILTDEGERVIDVIRRKMHNTLAGLNRLSEQEQNTLYALLERTFTSQPAAV; this comes from the coding sequence ATGACAGGCACCCCCCACGTCGACACAGCCCAGCTCATGGAGCTGCTCTCGGTGTCGCTGGCCGCCTACTACGGCGACTTCACGGTCGCCGCCGCGAACGAAAACCTCACGGCCAGCCAGGGCAAGACACTCAATGTGCTGCGCCGGGGACCTGCGTCCATGAGCGCCCTTGCCACCACGCTGACCTGCGATGCCTCCAACATGACCGGGATCGTCGACCGGCTGGAGAGGCGCGGCCTGGTGCGCCGCGAGCCCAGCCCCTCCGACCGGCGCGTCAAGAACGTCATCCTCACCGACGAGGGCGAGCGGGTCATCGACGTGATCCGCAGGAAGATGCACAACACGCTCGCCGGTCTGAACAGGCTCAGCGAGCAAGAGCAGAACACTTTGTACGCGCTACTGGAGCGCACTTTCACCTCGCAGCCCGCTGCCGTCTGA
- a CDS encoding FUSC family protein, which translates to MAGLRTVGAIALTLAVLALLGADVSHMVTGAMAAMVATFAIKEKQRREQALTLALGLPVALVAMSLGALLNTRVVAGDLFFIALIFAAVYSRRFGDRGTALGLIGFQIYFVALFVRATSAALPGLCGTLAVAFACSAVVRFGLVVETPERILLRLREAFRARLAQLVSAQIELLDAGPDRAEKALEDVRRHTARLHESAMMIQGRLEEGTSNSATASLVQRRVADAEIAAERLGVLLLTARSAERADTLTLHLPHAPVPPAGDRLRAQDDTTATLRRDLNALRLLVIRPVSNDRGTAVAHLRNRLLGYRDEENLPRASAVVQDVFRGIGEAARSVLGLRLALDGPQDESDDTPATTRSREELDAEDVAIAGAEETVPGGNDRKRLERPTTRAAVQVSVGSALAIVGGEFLSSQRWYWAVLTCWVVFLNTASTGEILVKGYRRLLGTVLGVVAGVGLAGLVGSHTWTAFALVLLFIFAMFFTAPLSYALMSFFVTAMLGLLYTLLNTYSASVLVLRIEETALGAACGVIAAAVILPVHTDRRTDELLGTVLTRLGDVTGAAVEQLSGGPALDLLDRARDLDTALDDLRASTQPLTHPITPLRSRRQTARYIVALLETCAYHARSLAATAELLPYSKTIAADPRLKGAGRRIAHNIDVLVARVEDDDSDGVAETGASLASILETDAPGPPRHDRVTGRVLRHLQRLDEGVIGLARPLGVTVSTPDKASPRGRVP; encoded by the coding sequence ATGGCCGGGCTGCGGACCGTTGGTGCCATCGCACTCACGCTCGCGGTCCTGGCCCTGCTCGGCGCCGATGTCAGTCACATGGTGACCGGCGCCATGGCGGCCATGGTCGCGACCTTCGCCATCAAGGAGAAGCAGCGGCGCGAACAGGCCCTCACTCTCGCACTCGGCCTGCCCGTAGCCCTGGTGGCGATGTCGCTGGGGGCACTGCTGAACACCAGGGTCGTCGCGGGCGATCTGTTCTTCATTGCCCTGATCTTCGCCGCCGTGTACAGCCGCCGCTTCGGAGACCGCGGCACAGCACTGGGCCTCATCGGGTTTCAGATCTACTTCGTCGCCCTCTTCGTCAGGGCCACCTCCGCCGCCCTGCCGGGGCTGTGCGGAACGCTGGCCGTCGCTTTCGCCTGCAGCGCGGTGGTGCGGTTCGGCCTGGTCGTGGAGACCCCCGAACGCATCCTGCTGCGACTGCGCGAGGCCTTCCGGGCCCGGCTGGCCCAATTGGTGTCAGCCCAGATCGAGTTGCTCGACGCCGGGCCCGACCGCGCCGAGAAGGCCCTGGAGGACGTTCGCCGGCACACCGCACGCCTGCACGAGAGCGCGATGATGATCCAGGGGCGGCTGGAAGAGGGAACGAGCAACAGCGCCACCGCCTCGCTCGTCCAACGGCGCGTGGCCGATGCCGAGATCGCCGCCGAGCGGCTCGGCGTTCTCCTGCTCACCGCGCGCAGCGCCGAACGCGCCGACACGCTCACCCTGCACCTGCCGCACGCGCCGGTACCGCCTGCCGGCGACCGGCTGCGCGCCCAGGACGACACCACCGCGACGCTGCGCCGCGATCTCAACGCACTGCGCCTGCTCGTGATCCGCCCGGTCTCGAACGACCGCGGCACCGCGGTGGCCCACCTCCGCAACCGGCTCCTCGGCTACCGGGACGAGGAGAATCTGCCGCGCGCCTCGGCCGTCGTACAGGACGTCTTCCGCGGCATCGGAGAGGCGGCGCGCTCCGTTCTGGGCCTGCGGCTGGCCCTCGACGGCCCCCAGGACGAGTCCGACGACACACCCGCGACGACCCGTTCCCGGGAGGAGCTCGATGCCGAGGACGTCGCCATCGCCGGGGCCGAGGAGACCGTGCCGGGCGGGAACGACCGCAAGAGGCTGGAGCGGCCCACGACGCGGGCCGCGGTCCAGGTGTCGGTGGGTTCGGCCCTGGCCATCGTCGGCGGGGAGTTCCTCTCCAGCCAGCGCTGGTACTGGGCGGTGCTGACCTGCTGGGTCGTCTTCCTGAACACGGCCTCGACCGGGGAGATCCTCGTCAAGGGCTACCGTCGGCTGCTGGGCACCGTTCTCGGCGTGGTCGCCGGTGTCGGTCTTGCGGGCCTGGTGGGCAGCCACACCTGGACGGCGTTCGCACTCGTACTGCTGTTCATCTTCGCCATGTTCTTCACCGCGCCGCTGTCGTACGCCCTGATGTCCTTCTTCGTCACGGCGATGCTGGGCCTGCTGTACACGCTGCTCAACACCTACAGCGCCTCGGTTCTCGTCCTGCGCATCGAGGAGACCGCGCTCGGCGCCGCGTGCGGCGTGATCGCGGCCGCCGTGATCCTGCCGGTGCACACCGATCGCCGTACCGACGAACTCCTCGGCACGGTGCTGACCCGGCTCGGTGACGTCACCGGTGCCGCGGTGGAGCAGTTGAGCGGCGGTCCCGCACTCGATCTGCTCGACAGGGCCCGAGATCTGGACACGGCACTGGACGATCTACGGGCCTCCACACAGCCGCTGACCCATCCGATCACCCCGCTGCGGTCCCGTCGCCAGACCGCTCGCTACATCGTGGCCCTGCTGGAGACGTGCGCCTATCACGCGCGTTCCCTGGCGGCGACGGCCGAACTCCTCCCCTACAGCAAGACGATCGCCGCGGATCCCCGTCTCAAGGGTGCGGGACGGCGCATCGCCCACAACATCGACGTACTCGTCGCCCGCGTCGAGGACGACGACAGCGACGGGGTGGCCGAGACCGGCGCGAGCCTCGCTTCCATACTGGAGACGGACGCGCCGGGTCCCCCTCGTCACGACCGCGTCACGGGTCGGGTGCTACGGCATCTGCAGCGCCTGGACGAAGGGGTGATCGGTCTGGCCCGCCCCCTGGGAGTGACCGTCTCCACACCCGACAAGGCATCGCCTCGGGGTCGGGTCCCGTAG
- a CDS encoding Lrp/AsnC family transcriptional regulator encodes MDEIDRAILRELQVDGRIAYAELGPKVGLSASAARQRLQRLLDSQAVQVVGVTDPMGMGGQSMALLGIAVDGDPRAVTDELAQRAEVVYSVLTSGGFDLFAEVVCPGPRDLLDFVNDVVRPIEGVRQVQSFPYFGIHTHRFLWNVG; translated from the coding sequence GTGGACGAGATCGACCGGGCCATCCTGCGCGAACTGCAGGTCGACGGCCGTATCGCGTATGCCGAACTGGGCCCGAAAGTCGGCCTGTCCGCATCGGCGGCCCGCCAGCGGCTGCAGCGACTGCTCGACTCCCAGGCCGTACAGGTGGTCGGAGTCACGGACCCGATGGGCATGGGCGGACAGTCCATGGCACTGCTCGGCATCGCCGTGGACGGTGACCCGCGAGCGGTCACCGACGAACTGGCCCAGCGGGCCGAGGTGGTCTACTCGGTGTTGACCTCCGGCGGCTTCGACCTGTTCGCCGAGGTCGTCTGCCCGGGCCCCCGGGATCTGCTGGACTTCGTCAACGACGTCGTGCGACCGATCGAAGGCGTCCGGCAGGTGCAGTCGTTCCCGTACTTCGGGATCCACACGCACCGGTTCCTGTGGAATGTGGGTTGA
- a CDS encoding transaminase, whose translation MDRARLQQLLAREITEAERRNPRSKAAYEGADHLFGRVPMTWMNKTAGAFPRYLDTARGARITDIDGHEYIDFCLGDTGAMAGHSPAVVAEAVRSRFGELGGATAMLPTEDAEWVGAELTRRFGLARWSFSLTATDANRWSIRLARAVTGRPKILVNSYSYHGSVDESLIVVGPDGRGTARPGNVGAPCDVTLTSRVAEFNDLAQLERELAHRDVAAVLMEPALTNIGIVLPEPGYLEGVRELTRRYGTLLINDETHTFSAGPGGCTAAWGLEPDLLTIGKAIGGGIPAGAYGLSAELAEKLLDRDDLDLVDMGGVGGTLAGNALSVAAMRATLEHVLTDEAFDGMSKLSERFEAGVRAGIDARALPWSVSRLGARTEYRFADSAPRTGTESAAAADTELEDYLHLYLANRGILLTPFHNMALMCPTTTEEDVDTHTDVFAAALSELVG comes from the coding sequence ATGGACCGCGCCCGCCTGCAGCAGCTCCTGGCCCGTGAGATCACCGAGGCCGAGCGTCGGAACCCGCGCTCCAAGGCCGCCTACGAAGGGGCCGACCACCTCTTCGGCCGGGTCCCGATGACGTGGATGAACAAGACCGCGGGTGCCTTTCCTCGCTACCTGGACACGGCGCGCGGCGCCCGGATCACGGACATCGACGGCCACGAGTACATCGATTTCTGTCTCGGTGACACGGGCGCGATGGCCGGTCATTCACCCGCGGTGGTGGCCGAGGCGGTGCGGAGCCGGTTCGGGGAACTCGGCGGGGCGACCGCGATGCTGCCCACCGAGGACGCCGAGTGGGTGGGCGCCGAGTTGACCCGCCGCTTCGGGCTCGCGCGCTGGAGCTTCTCGCTGACCGCGACCGACGCCAACCGCTGGTCCATCCGGCTGGCGCGGGCGGTCACCGGACGCCCGAAGATCCTGGTGAACAGCTACAGCTACCACGGCAGCGTCGATGAGTCGCTGATCGTGGTCGGTCCGGACGGGCGCGGCACCGCCCGGCCCGGCAACGTCGGCGCCCCCTGCGACGTCACGCTCACCAGCAGGGTCGCGGAGTTCAACGACCTGGCGCAGCTGGAGCGCGAACTCGCCCACCGCGACGTGGCCGCCGTCCTCATGGAGCCCGCGCTCACCAACATCGGCATCGTGCTGCCCGAACCCGGCTACCTGGAAGGCGTGCGGGAACTGACGCGCCGGTACGGCACGCTCCTCATCAACGACGAGACGCACACCTTCTCTGCCGGTCCCGGCGGCTGCACCGCTGCGTGGGGCCTGGAGCCGGACCTGCTGACCATCGGCAAGGCGATCGGCGGCGGTATCCCCGCCGGTGCGTACGGGCTCTCGGCCGAGCTTGCCGAGAAGCTCCTGGACCGTGACGACCTGGATCTGGTCGACATGGGCGGAGTCGGCGGCACCCTCGCCGGCAACGCCCTTTCCGTCGCGGCGATGCGAGCGACCCTGGAACACGTTCTCACCGACGAGGCCTTCGACGGGATGTCGAAGCTGTCGGAGCGGTTCGAGGCCGGGGTGCGCGCGGGCATCGACGCGCGGGCCCTGCCGTGGTCGGTGAGCAGGCTCGGCGCCCGGACCGAGTACCGCTTCGCCGATTCCGCGCCGCGCACCGGAACCGAATCCGCCGCCGCTGCCGACACGGAGCTGGAGGACTACCTCCACCTCTACCTCGCCAACCGAGGCATCCTGCTCACCCCGTTCCACAACATGGCGCTCATGTGCCCCACGACCACGGAGGAGGACGTGGACACACACACCGACGTCTTCGCTGCCGCGCTGTCCGAACTGGTCGGCTGA
- a CDS encoding transposase: MSKIRGQGPSSPYDTDTRYSVKRGAGWDGYKVHFTETCEPDAPHLITNVVTTDATVPDAEITAPVHHALAARGLLPGIHLVDSGYTSAALLVAAAEQDIELMGPVFADTTAQGRAGDGLGQDAFTIDWPARTVTCPRGQRSVSWSAQRKPTGTEIIRVHFAKTDCDACPVRARCTSATNHQYGRSLTLLTQPQQQALDQRRRQQETDEWRAAYGTRAGVEGTISQAVRVTRTRTTPYRGLHKTHLGHVLIATGLNLHRLNAWWTETPIGTTHISRFARLGLELAA; the protein is encoded by the coding sequence GTGTCCAAGATCAGGGGTCAAGGCCCGTCCAGCCCGTATGACACCGACACCCGTTACAGCGTCAAGCGCGGCGCGGGCTGGGACGGCTACAAGGTCCACTTCACCGAGACCTGCGAGCCGGACGCCCCGCATCTGATCACGAACGTGGTCACCACCGACGCCACCGTCCCCGACGCGGAGATCACCGCGCCCGTCCACCACGCTTTGGCCGCGCGCGGCCTGCTGCCCGGCATCCACCTGGTCGACTCCGGCTACACCTCCGCCGCACTGCTGGTCGCCGCCGCCGAGCAGGACATCGAGCTGATGGGACCGGTCTTCGCCGACACCACCGCCCAGGGCCGGGCCGGCGACGGCCTCGGCCAGGACGCCTTCACCATCGACTGGCCGGCCCGCACCGTCACCTGCCCCCGCGGACAGCGCAGCGTCAGCTGGTCCGCACAGCGCAAACCCACCGGCACCGAGATCATCCGGGTCCACTTCGCCAAGACCGACTGCGACGCCTGCCCGGTACGCGCCAGGTGCACCAGCGCCACCAACCATCAGTACGGCCGCAGCCTGACCCTGCTCACCCAACCCCAGCAGCAAGCTCTTGACCAGCGTCGACGCCAACAGGAGACCGATGAGTGGAGGGCCGCCTACGGCACACGCGCCGGAGTCGAAGGCACCATCTCCCAGGCGGTCCGGGTGACACGGACACGGACCACGCCCTACCGCGGGCTGCACAAAACCCACCTCGGTCATGTCCTGATCGCCACGGGACTCAACCTCCACCGCCTCAACGCCTGGTGGACCGAAACCCCCATCGGCACCACCCACATCAGCCGCTTCGCCCGCCTCGGACTCGAACTGGCCGCCTGA
- a CDS encoding glucose 1-dehydrogenase yields MGQLDGKTAVITGGNSGIGLATAKRFAREGAHVFITGRRQKALDAALAEIGGEATAVRGDVADLADIDRLYAAVAERGRPIDVLFANAGGGQFAALEQVTEEHFDATFNINVRGMLFTVQKAIPLLNDGASVILTGSTAATSGGAAFGVYAASKAAVRSFSRTWANELSGRAIRVNTLVPGPIVTPGITGLAADADQAAQMRDAFASQIPLGRMGHPDEAAAAALFLASNESSFVTGSELFVDGGLNQI; encoded by the coding sequence ATGGGGCAGCTTGACGGGAAGACGGCAGTCATCACCGGAGGCAACAGCGGAATCGGACTGGCCACCGCCAAGCGATTCGCACGTGAAGGCGCCCACGTGTTCATCACCGGCCGCCGGCAGAAGGCCCTCGACGCCGCGCTGGCCGAGATCGGCGGCGAAGCCACCGCCGTCAGGGGCGACGTCGCGGATCTCGCGGACATCGACCGCCTCTACGCGGCTGTCGCCGAGCGAGGCCGGCCCATCGACGTACTGTTCGCCAACGCGGGCGGCGGTCAGTTCGCTGCTCTTGAGCAGGTCACCGAGGAGCACTTCGACGCCACCTTCAACATCAACGTACGGGGAATGCTCTTCACTGTTCAGAAGGCCATTCCGCTGCTCAACGACGGCGCCTCGGTGATCCTGACCGGATCGACTGCCGCAACCTCAGGCGGCGCCGCCTTTGGCGTGTACGCCGCGTCCAAGGCCGCGGTCCGTTCCTTCTCGCGCACCTGGGCCAACGAACTAAGCGGCCGCGCGATCCGGGTGAACACCCTGGTCCCCGGCCCGATCGTCACCCCGGGCATCACCGGCCTGGCTGCCGACGCCGACCAGGCCGCACAGATGAGGGACGCCTTCGCCAGCCAGATTCCGCTGGGCCGCATGGGGCACCCGGACGAGGCCGCTGCTGCCGCACTGTTCCTCGCCAGCAATGAGAGCAGCTTCGTCACCGGATCCGAGCTTTTCGTGGATGGCGGACTCAACCAGATCTGA
- a CDS encoding TetR/AcrR family transcriptional regulator: protein MGRPRNFDDNQVLESAREQFWNQGYAATSLQNLTDATGLGKGSLYGAFGDKRQLFLHVLDGYREEQLNGVRAVLTGPGTPFERLTLLVEGVAKGFKEDPQRRGCLLVNSTSELHNNDPDVVSRARTTYQAVEDLLIACVKEAQDDGTVEPSADAQELGRLLLAVMQGIEFLAKTDMDGSALLQIGQAALKQLSRH, encoded by the coding sequence ATGGGACGACCGCGGAATTTCGATGACAACCAGGTACTGGAGTCTGCGCGCGAGCAGTTCTGGAATCAGGGATACGCGGCTACATCACTGCAGAACCTGACGGACGCCACCGGACTGGGCAAGGGAAGTCTGTACGGCGCCTTCGGCGACAAGCGACAGCTGTTCTTGCACGTACTGGACGGCTATCGCGAGGAACAGCTGAACGGCGTCCGGGCGGTCCTTACCGGGCCCGGGACGCCCTTCGAACGCCTGACCCTGCTCGTTGAGGGAGTGGCCAAGGGATTCAAGGAGGACCCGCAGCGCCGCGGCTGTCTTCTGGTCAACAGTACGTCCGAGCTGCACAACAACGATCCGGATGTGGTCTCCCGAGCCCGGACCACCTATCAAGCGGTCGAAGATCTTCTGATCGCCTGCGTAAAGGAAGCCCAGGACGACGGGACGGTCGAACCGAGCGCGGACGCCCAGGAGCTCGGGCGACTGCTCCTCGCCGTCATGCAGGGCATCGAGTTTCTCGCCAAGACCGACATGGACGGCTCAGCTCTGCTGCAGATAGGCCAAGCCGCCCTCAAGCAGCTGTCCCGGCACTGA
- a CDS encoding VOC family protein has protein sequence MTTPPQPLFTYSLHNVTISVSDLDASIQWWNRVFGLTLLAKSRFDAIGADVAFLEGPGFRLELLQPANGVRIPELTAEPPAHIRPIGNKALVFRVEDLDSVTRTFRDLGVTTVWEQMDLGDGSISTAIRDNDGNLINVFQQGASPVG, from the coding sequence ATGACCACCCCTCCCCAGCCGCTCTTCACCTACAGCCTCCACAACGTGACGATTTCCGTCAGTGACCTCGACGCGTCGATCCAGTGGTGGAACCGGGTGTTCGGCCTCACCCTGCTGGCGAAGTCCCGCTTCGACGCCATCGGAGCGGACGTTGCCTTCTTGGAGGGGCCCGGTTTCCGGCTGGAGCTCCTTCAGCCCGCAAACGGTGTGCGGATCCCTGAACTGACGGCAGAGCCCCCCGCCCACATCCGCCCGATCGGCAACAAGGCCCTGGTCTTCCGTGTCGAGGACCTCGACAGCGTGACCCGCACCTTCCGTGATCTGGGGGTGACGACCGTCTGGGAGCAGATGGACCTTGGCGACGGCAGTATCTCGACCGCGATCCGTGACAACGACGGAAATCTCATCAACGTCTTCCAGCAAGGCGCAAGCCCGGTCGGCTGA
- a CDS encoding alpha/beta fold hydrolase, whose product MPFATAEDGTQIFYKDWGSGQPVLFSHGWPLTADAWDPQMKLMVDNGFRAIAHDRRGGGRSGQPWDGNNLDTYADDLAAVIETEDLHDVILVGHSTGGGEVTRYIGRHGTARVAKLVLLGAIPPLMLKTEANPEGLPIEVFDEIRQGVLTDRSQYYKDLSAPFYGANREGSTVSQGTRDEFWLWSMTVGIKGAYDCIKAFSETDTTEDLKKVDVPTLIVHGDDDQIVPIVSAGAKSSKIVKGAQYKVYEGAPHGLAMVPKYAEIFNKDLLEFARS is encoded by the coding sequence ATGCCCTTCGCCACCGCCGAGGACGGCACGCAGATCTTCTACAAGGACTGGGGCTCGGGCCAGCCCGTGCTCTTCTCCCACGGCTGGCCGCTGACCGCCGACGCCTGGGACCCCCAGATGAAGCTCATGGTGGACAACGGATTCCGCGCCATCGCTCACGACCGGCGCGGTGGCGGCCGCTCCGGTCAGCCCTGGGACGGCAACAACCTCGACACGTACGCCGACGACCTCGCCGCGGTCATCGAAACCGAAGACCTGCACGACGTCATTCTGGTCGGGCACTCCACCGGCGGCGGCGAAGTCACCCGCTACATCGGCCGGCACGGCACGGCACGGGTCGCCAAGCTGGTCCTGCTCGGCGCGATCCCGCCGCTGATGCTGAAGACGGAAGCCAACCCTGAGGGCCTGCCGATCGAGGTGTTCGACGAGATCCGCCAGGGTGTGCTCACGGACCGCTCGCAGTACTACAAGGACCTCAGTGCCCCGTTCTACGGTGCCAACCGTGAGGGCTCGACCGTCTCCCAGGGAACGCGTGACGAGTTCTGGCTCTGGAGCATGACAGTCGGCATCAAGGGCGCCTACGACTGCATCAAGGCGTTCTCCGAGACGGACACGACCGAGGACCTGAAGAAGGTCGATGTGCCGACACTGATCGTGCATGGCGACGACGACCAGATCGTGCCCATCGTCTCCGCGGGCGCCAAATCATCCAAGATCGTCAAGGGCGCGCAGTATAAGGTCTACGAGGGCGCGCCTCATGGCCTTGCGATGGTGCCCAAGTACGCCGAGATCTTCAACAAAGACCTGCTTGAGTTCGCGCGGAGTTAG